In Pyrus communis chromosome 1, drPyrComm1.1, whole genome shotgun sequence, the following are encoded in one genomic region:
- the LOC137715356 gene encoding probable glycerol-3-phosphate acyltransferase 3 codes for MSGNLCSLEALSSSFQVHSKPSNISSSPPEQKASQPHATHFNFQKFKTLAQKAKVLSNKTVLFHFEEALLKSSASLFPYFLLVAFEAGGLLRAMILFLLSPLVFLVGGELGLNIMVFLCFCGIRKDRMRVGTAVLPKFFLEDVGSEGLDVVMRCGKKVGVSELPRVMVEGLLKDYVGVDVVVARELKVVAGYFVGLMEEKETNCFDPNVIFGEEIKTDSQTIGIIGCQNSFLQHEQLFSHCKDEIYMVTEAEKQNWKTLAKQKYPKPLIFHDGRLAFFPTPAATLAMFMYFPLGIFICIIRFLTGIFLPHSISSPILAFTGTITTISKPKSPISRTNDAQKQRGRLYVCNHRTLLDPLYVQLAIDKSLSAVTYSLSKVNEKIAPMKTIGLTRDRERDAKTMEKLLQQGDLVVCPEGTTCREPYLLRFSPLFAELTDDIVPVAIDVKVNMFYGTCASGFKSLDPVFHFMNPHPVYTLQLLDKLPEQETCNLGGKSRFEVANHVQNEIGKALGFECTGLTRKDKYMVLAGNDGSLKSSR; via the exons ATGTCTGGAAATCTATGCTCCCTAGAAGCACTTTCCTCCTCTTTCCAAGTCCACAGCAAACCAAGCAACATATCATCATCCCCTCCAGAACAAAAAGCCAGCCAGCCCCATGCAACCCACTTCAACTTTCAGAAGTTCAAAACCCTTGCTCAAAAGGCAAAAGTGCTTTCAAACAAAACAGTGCTTTTCCACTTTGAGGAAGCACTTTTGAAGTCATCAGCTTCACTGTTTCCTTACTTCCTGCTTGTGGCCTTTGAGGCTGGAGGGCTTTTGAGAGCTATGATCTTGTTTCTCTTGAGCCCTCTAGTTTTTTTGGTTGGTGGAGAGTTAGGCCTaaatattatggtttttttgtgcttttgtgGGATTAGGAAGGATAGGATGAGGGTTGGGACAGCTGTCCTGCCCAAGTTCTTTTTGGAGGATGTTGGGAGTGAAGGGCTTGATGTGGTGATGAGATGTGGGAAAAAAGTGGGAGTGAGTGAGTTGCCTAGGGTGATGGTTGAAGGGTTGTTGAAGGATTATGTCGGggttgatgttgttgttgcaAGAGAGCTAAAAGTTGTTGCTGGATACTTTGTGGGGTTGATGGAGGAAAAAGAGACTAACTGTTTTGATCCAAATGTAATTTTTGGAGAGGAGATCAAGACAGATTCTCAAACTATTGGCATAATTGGTTGCCAAAATAGTTTTTTGCAGCATGAGCAACTCTTTTCTCATTGCAAG gatgAGATTTACATGGTGACCGAAGCTGAGAAGCAAAACTGGAAAACCCTAGCAAAACAAAAATACCCAAAACCCTTGATTTTCCATGATGGAAGATTGGCCTTCTTCCCAACCCCAGCAGCCACCTTAGCCATGTTCATGTACTTCCCTCTAGGAATTTTCATCTGCATCATAAGATTCCTCACTGGCATTTTTCTCCCTCACAGCATTTCCTCTCCAATCTTGGCCTTCACAGGCACAATCACCACAATTTCAAAGCCCAAATCCCCAATTTCCCGAACAAATGATGCCCAAAAACAAAGGGGAAGACTTTATGTCTGCAACCATAGAACCCTCCTAGATCCACTCTATGTCCAACTAGCCATTGACAAATCCCTCTCTGCTGTCACATACAGTTTGAGCAAAGTCAATGAGAAAATTGCCCCCATGAAAACCATCGGATTAAccagagatagagagagagacgcAAAAACAATGGAGAAACTGTTGCAACAAGGAGATCTTGTGGTTTGCCCAGAAGGAACAACATGCCGAGAGCCATATTTGTTGAGGTTCAGCCCTTTGTTTGCAGAGCTCACTGATGACATTGTTCCTGTAGCCATTGATGTGAAAGTAAATATGTTTTATGGTACATGTGCTAGTGGGTTCAAAAGTTTGGATCCAGTTTTTCATTTCATGAATCCACATCCTGTTTACACCCTCCAGCTCCTTGATAAACTGCCTGAACAAGAAACATGCAATCTTGGAGGGAAATCAAGGTTTGAAGTTGCCAATCATGTACAAAATGAGATAGGTAAGGCTTTAGGGTTTGAGTGCACCGGTCTCACAAGGAAAGATAAGTATATGGTGTTGGCAGGTAATGATGGGAGCTTGAAAAGCTCAAGGTGA